The Pantoea nemavictus genome includes a region encoding these proteins:
- the ihfB gene encoding integration host factor subunit beta — protein MTKSELIERLAGQHTHIPAKVVEDAVKEMLEHMATTLAQGERIEIRGFGSFSLHYRAPRTGRNPKTGDKVDLEGKYVPHFKPGKELRDRANIYG, from the coding sequence ATGACCAAGTCAGAACTGATTGAAAGACTTGCTGGACAGCATACTCATATTCCGGCGAAAGTCGTTGAGGATGCGGTCAAAGAGATGCTTGAGCACATGGCCACTACGTTGGCACAGGGCGAGCGCATTGAAATCCGGGGATTCGGCAGCTTTTCTTTGCATTACCGCGCACCACGAACGGGTCGTAACCCGAAAACGGGTGATAAAGTGGATCTGGAAGGTAAATACGTTCCCCACTTTAAGCCGGGCAAAGAATTGCGTGACCGTGCGAATATTTACGGCTAA
- a CDS encoding DNA internalization-related competence protein ComEC/Rec2 — MRISWIVLARMMIVSALPLGVLPQIPETSVIVAIAGFALLLGVTPHGLLRMMGVGLLLLSWAMVEARHMVNTIELLAAAPIEATVRITEVREEKQQLTAQILRVGDRYQFPPVFVTLNNAALIQSFCSGQRWKMKLKLRPVHGRLNEGEFDIQRFAMSNHMPLQGRIIGQHSESLSCSWRTALINYHWPAFATLQHPAIIQALAFGIRTNMTEEQRQLLRETGTAHLMAISGMHIALAASVGWLLARVIQVILPAHLIGYLFPLMVSVITAATYTWVSGSHAPAQRAIVALILWIGIRAAGWQLTGWQVWTLCIGGLLALDPLTVLSESFWLSALAVAMLIVWYQWFALPPRFRTQRRWLLLQLLHLQLGMMILMAPLQIFLFQGLSLSALVANLMAVPVVSFITVPLILLAMLLPAPVISSGLWSLADLSITTVMSGLQSLPAGWWAWSDTLPAIVLLWVGMLLWRSGLADRSVMPCLSLVIAIIVWRNNAQRDDWQIDMIDVGHGLAIAITQGKEVVLYDVGPAWKQDDAGARVLLPWLQYQGRKLHSLILSHKHLDHRGGLHSVLNANPTIKVRSALGEEGHLPCHRGQKWQWGKLQFTALWPPANQTQGQNNDSCVIHVDDGKISLLLTGDIELEAERKIVALEHDALKATFLQVPHHGSRTSSGSLLLRNVAGQAALASLARYNAWRMPAPAVVERYRQQGYRWYDTGQSGQIHIAIRQGHWQIKGLREQIMPRWYHQWFGVKRESR, encoded by the coding sequence ATGCGAATAAGTTGGATTGTGCTGGCCAGAATGATGATTGTGTCAGCATTACCATTAGGCGTCCTGCCGCAAATACCCGAAACCAGCGTGATTGTGGCTATAGCAGGTTTTGCATTGCTATTAGGAGTAACGCCACATGGCTTGCTGCGCATGATGGGTGTGGGTCTATTACTATTATCCTGGGCGATGGTAGAGGCGCGGCACATGGTCAATACAATCGAGTTATTGGCTGCCGCTCCCATAGAGGCGACTGTCCGTATTACAGAGGTTCGTGAAGAAAAGCAGCAACTGACGGCACAAATTCTGCGTGTTGGTGATCGTTATCAATTCCCTCCCGTATTTGTCACGCTCAACAACGCAGCGTTAATTCAGTCATTCTGTTCCGGTCAACGCTGGAAAATGAAACTTAAGTTGCGGCCTGTCCATGGAAGATTAAATGAAGGTGAGTTCGATATTCAGCGCTTTGCTATGTCTAATCATATGCCGCTGCAAGGGCGCATCATCGGCCAGCATTCAGAATCGTTATCTTGTAGTTGGCGGACAGCCTTGATCAATTACCATTGGCCCGCATTTGCAACGCTTCAGCATCCCGCGATTATTCAGGCACTGGCGTTTGGTATACGCACCAACATGACCGAAGAGCAGCGACAACTGCTGCGAGAAACGGGTACTGCTCACTTAATGGCGATCTCAGGTATGCATATTGCGCTGGCCGCGAGCGTTGGGTGGCTACTGGCACGTGTTATTCAGGTAATTTTACCCGCCCATCTAATTGGTTATCTATTTCCGCTCATGGTGAGCGTGATCACTGCGGCGACTTACACTTGGGTGTCAGGCAGTCATGCTCCGGCTCAGCGGGCGATAGTTGCGCTGATTCTATGGATCGGGATTCGCGCGGCCGGCTGGCAATTAACTGGCTGGCAAGTATGGACATTATGTATAGGCGGATTACTGGCGCTTGATCCGCTAACTGTATTATCCGAGAGTTTTTGGTTATCGGCACTTGCAGTCGCTATGTTGATCGTCTGGTATCAATGGTTTGCTTTACCGCCTCGTTTTCGCACGCAGCGTCGATGGCTGTTGCTCCAATTGCTGCATTTACAGCTCGGCATGATGATTCTGATGGCACCGTTACAAATTTTCCTGTTCCAGGGCTTAAGCCTGAGTGCGTTAGTGGCCAATTTGATGGCGGTACCGGTGGTGTCATTCATCACCGTACCACTGATATTACTGGCAATGCTGCTGCCTGCGCCGGTTATATCAAGTGGATTATGGAGCCTGGCTGATCTTTCGATTACTACAGTGATGAGTGGGCTGCAGTCGTTACCTGCAGGCTGGTGGGCATGGAGCGATACGCTCCCCGCTATTGTGCTGCTTTGGGTGGGAATGCTGCTTTGGCGTAGCGGGCTGGCAGATCGCAGCGTAATGCCTTGCTTGAGTCTGGTCATCGCGATCATCGTCTGGCGCAATAATGCGCAACGTGATGATTGGCAGATAGACATGATTGATGTAGGACATGGTTTAGCCATTGCTATTACACAGGGTAAAGAAGTGGTGTTGTATGACGTCGGCCCAGCCTGGAAGCAGGATGATGCCGGTGCGCGCGTGCTTCTGCCATGGCTGCAATATCAAGGACGGAAGCTTCATTCACTGATACTGAGCCATAAACATCTTGATCACCGTGGTGGACTACACTCAGTGCTCAATGCGAATCCAACAATAAAAGTTCGCAGTGCCTTGGGGGAAGAGGGGCACTTGCCCTGCCATCGTGGTCAAAAGTGGCAGTGGGGAAAATTGCAATTTACGGCGTTGTGGCCGCCGGCAAATCAAACGCAAGGGCAAAATAACGATTCATGTGTTATTCACGTCGATGACGGTAAAATTAGTCTGCTGCTGACCGGTGATATTGAGTTAGAAGCGGAGAGAAAAATCGTCGCACTCGAACATGATGCGCTGAAGGCAACATTTTTACAGGTCCCACATCACGGCAGTCGCACCTCTTCAGGTTCATTACTGTTACGTAATGTTGCAGGTCAGGCTGCACTTGCTTCACTGGCACGTTATAACGCCTGGCGTATGCCGGCACCCGCGGTGGTAGAACGTTATCGTCAACAGGGTTACAGGTGGTACGACACGGGGCAATCAGGGCAGATTCATATCGCTATCAGACAGGGGCATTGGCAAATTAAGGGCTTACGAGAGCAAATAATGCCCCGCTGGTATCATCAGTGGTTTGGCGTCAAACGCGAATCCAGGTAG
- the msbA gene encoding lipid A ABC transporter ATP-binding protein/permease MsbA, which translates to MHQDKDLSTWQTFRRLWPMIAPHKAGLYVSAIALIINAAGDTLMLSLLKPLLDDGFGKADRSVMLWMPLVVIGLMLVRGVTSYISSYCISWVSGNVVMNMRRRLFGHMMGMPVTFFDQQSTGTLLSRITYDSEQVASSSSSALVTVVREGASIIGLFIMMFYYSWQLSLILIVLAPIVSFAIRTVSKRFRSISKNMQNTMGQVTTSAEQMLKGHKEVLIFGGQDVEAKRFSQVSNRMRQQGMKLVSASSISDPIIQLIASLALAFVLYAASFPSVMETLTAGTITVVFSSMIALMRPLKSLTNVNAQFQRGMAACQTLFSILDSEQEVDNGKRELERAKGDVEFRNVTFTYPGRDIPALRDINLSLPAGKTVALVGRSGSGKSTMASLLTRFYDIDSGEILLDGHDLREYTLRSLRNQVALVSQNVHLFNDTIANNIAYARNGQYTREQIEQAATMAHAMDFIQKMDNGLDTIIGENGVLLSGGQRQRIAIARALLRDCPILILDEATSALDTESERAIQAALDELQKNRTSLVIAHRLSTIEKADEIVVVEDGRIVERGTHTVLLEQKGAYAQLHKMQFGQ; encoded by the coding sequence ATGCATCAAGATAAAGATCTCTCAACGTGGCAGACATTCCGTCGACTCTGGCCGATGATTGCACCCCACAAAGCTGGCCTGTATGTGTCAGCGATAGCGCTGATTATCAATGCGGCAGGCGACACCCTGATGCTCTCTCTGTTGAAACCTTTACTGGATGATGGCTTCGGTAAAGCTGACAGATCCGTAATGCTGTGGATGCCACTGGTCGTTATCGGCCTGATGCTGGTACGCGGCGTGACCAGTTATATTTCCAGTTATTGCATCTCATGGGTTTCCGGCAACGTGGTCATGAACATGCGTCGCCGTTTATTCGGTCATATGATGGGCATGCCAGTCACCTTCTTTGATCAGCAATCTACCGGTACGCTTTTATCACGTATTACCTATGATTCTGAGCAGGTTGCCTCTTCCTCTTCAAGTGCACTGGTTACCGTGGTGCGTGAAGGCGCTTCGATCATTGGCCTGTTTATCATGATGTTCTATTACAGCTGGCAGTTGTCACTGATTCTCATCGTGCTGGCTCCCATCGTTTCTTTTGCAATTCGCACCGTCTCAAAGCGTTTCCGCAGCATCAGTAAAAATATGCAAAACACCATGGGTCAGGTCACCACTAGTGCTGAACAGATGCTGAAAGGGCATAAAGAGGTGCTGATCTTTGGTGGGCAAGATGTAGAAGCGAAGCGTTTTTCTCAGGTCAGCAACAGAATGCGTCAGCAAGGCATGAAGTTGGTGTCGGCTTCCTCCATCTCTGATCCGATTATTCAGCTAATCGCATCGCTGGCATTGGCTTTCGTACTTTATGCCGCCAGCTTCCCAAGCGTAATGGAGACGTTAACTGCCGGTACCATCACTGTCGTGTTCTCTTCCATGATCGCTTTGATGCGTCCACTGAAGTCACTAACCAACGTCAATGCGCAGTTCCAGCGTGGTATGGCTGCTTGTCAGACGCTGTTCTCAATTCTTGACAGCGAGCAGGAAGTTGACAATGGCAAGCGTGAATTGGAACGCGCAAAAGGTGATGTTGAATTCCGCAATGTGACATTTACCTATCCTGGTCGTGATATTCCCGCGCTGCGTGATATCAATCTGTCGCTGCCTGCAGGTAAAACCGTAGCATTGGTAGGACGCTCAGGCTCCGGTAAATCTACAATGGCCAGCTTGTTAACGCGCTTTTATGACATTGATAGCGGTGAGATTCTGCTGGATGGACATGATTTGCGTGAATACACGTTACGTTCGTTGCGAAATCAGGTGGCATTGGTTTCTCAAAACGTGCACCTTTTCAACGACACCATTGCTAATAACATCGCCTATGCTCGTAACGGCCAATATACGCGTGAGCAAATCGAGCAGGCTGCAACCATGGCGCACGCAATGGACTTTATCCAGAAAATGGATAATGGCCTCGATACGATTATTGGTGAGAACGGCGTACTGCTTTCTGGTGGACAGCGTCAACGTATTGCGATTGCGCGTGCGCTTCTTCGTGACTGCCCAATTTTGATTCTTGATGAAGCGACTTCAGCGCTGGATACCGAATCAGAACGTGCCATTCAGGCTGCGCTGGATGAGTTGCAGAAAAACCGCACCTCATTGGTTATTGCGCACCGCCTGTCGACCATTGAAAAGGCCGATGAGATTGTTGTGGTTGAAGATGGGCGCATTGTAGAGCGCGGCACTCACACGGTTCTGCTGGAACAGAAGGGCGCGTATGCGCAACTTCATAAGATGCAGTTTGGTCAATGA
- the lpxK gene encoding tetraacyldisaccharide 4'-kinase, protein MIERIWSGRSPLWLLLWPLSLLYGAITWLIRLSFIRGWRKSWRAPCPVVVVGNLTAGGNGKTPVVIWLVQALQQRGLRVGVVSRGYGGKAERYPLLVTAETATSQAGDEPVLIAQRTQVPVAVAPQRRLAVEGLLAVHDLDVIITDDGLQHYALQRDREIVVVDGIRRFGNGWWLPAGPMRERASRLREVNAVIVNGGDTQSNEIAMTLQPGLAVNLISGATASLEQLPEIVAMAGIGHPPRFFNTLKQQGVKPVAEIAFADHHAYSEDELRRLTQAEQCLLMTEKDAVKCRSFARPNWWYLPVDAHLQGASVATLLDDITQLGLTAREARSR, encoded by the coding sequence ATGATTGAACGCATCTGGAGCGGGCGATCGCCGTTATGGCTGCTGCTTTGGCCGCTAAGTTTGCTGTATGGGGCGATCACCTGGCTGATTCGCCTCAGCTTTATACGCGGATGGCGTAAAAGCTGGCGTGCACCTTGTCCGGTAGTTGTAGTGGGTAACCTTACCGCCGGCGGCAATGGTAAAACGCCAGTGGTGATTTGGCTGGTGCAGGCCCTGCAACAACGTGGATTACGTGTTGGCGTGGTATCGCGTGGTTACGGCGGTAAAGCCGAACGTTATCCCCTGCTCGTCACCGCTGAGACAGCAACGTCGCAAGCAGGCGATGAACCGGTGTTAATCGCACAGCGTACTCAGGTGCCGGTTGCGGTTGCGCCGCAGCGCCGTCTGGCGGTCGAAGGCTTACTTGCTGTGCACGACCTTGATGTGATCATCACTGACGATGGCCTGCAGCATTATGCATTACAGCGCGACCGCGAAATTGTGGTGGTGGATGGCATACGCCGTTTTGGCAATGGCTGGTGGTTACCGGCTGGACCGATGCGCGAGCGCGCTTCCCGTTTGCGTGAGGTCAACGCGGTAATCGTCAATGGCGGTGATACGCAAAGCAACGAAATTGCCATGACATTACAACCCGGGCTGGCTGTTAATCTGATTAGCGGCGCCACCGCCTCGCTGGAACAGCTGCCAGAAATTGTGGCGATGGCTGGTATTGGACATCCACCGCGCTTCTTCAATACCCTTAAACAGCAAGGCGTTAAGCCGGTGGCAGAAATTGCTTTCGCCGATCACCATGCTTATAGCGAAGACGAATTGCGTCGTTTGACTCAGGCAGAACAGTGCTTGCTGATGACGGAAAAAGATGCAGTGAAGTGCCGCAGCTTTGCTCGCCCCAATTGGTGGTATCTGCCAGTCGATGCGCATCTGCAAGGAGCGAGTGTGGCAACCCTGTTAGACGATATCACCCAACTCGGCCTCACCGCACGCGAAGCCCGTTCGCGCTAA
- a CDS encoding winged helix-turn-helix domain-containing protein, translating into MNLSASLSLQTARHLHLAAQGLLRPLGRRARFADIHATVRQMSLLQIDTINVVARSPYLVLFSRLGNYPANWLEEALASGALFEYWAHEACFIPFEDYPLLRHRMLQPQRLGWKYSADWVAKHQQEIAVLLEHIATNGPVRAADFSNDKQTKPGWWAWKPHKRHLENLFSAGELMVVERRNFQRVYDLHSRVMPDWIDEQHALSEAEAVMQMLNHSARSLGIFRGIWLADYYRLKHAPLKLWLADAAARGEIVRVEVEQLGEMWLHHTLLPMLEKPLSATHTALLSPFDPVVWDRRRALELFNFDYRIECYTPAEKRKYGYFVLPVLHRGALKARIDAKMDRQAQQLVIRTFWLEQGTRVSNAFLNDVQKAINRFAHWQGANEVMIENAPAELLAAWSNRWSISE; encoded by the coding sequence ATGAACCTTTCCGCTTCCCTCTCGCTGCAAACTGCTCGTCATCTCCATTTGGCCGCTCAGGGACTGCTGCGTCCTTTGGGCCGCCGCGCGCGCTTTGCCGATATTCACGCGACCGTGCGTCAGATGTCGCTGCTGCAAATTGACACCATTAATGTTGTCGCGCGGAGCCCTTATCTGGTGCTGTTCAGCCGGCTTGGTAACTATCCCGCCAACTGGCTGGAAGAGGCGCTGGCGTCAGGGGCGTTGTTTGAATATTGGGCGCATGAAGCCTGTTTTATTCCCTTCGAAGATTATCCTTTGCTGCGCCATCGTATGCTGCAGCCACAGCGACTTGGCTGGAAATACAGCGCCGATTGGGTGGCAAAGCATCAGCAGGAAATTGCTGTTCTGTTAGAGCACATTGCCACCAACGGGCCAGTTCGTGCTGCCGATTTCAGTAACGACAAACAGACTAAACCTGGCTGGTGGGCATGGAAGCCGCATAAACGTCATCTGGAAAACTTGTTCAGTGCAGGTGAATTGATGGTAGTCGAGCGGCGCAACTTCCAAAGGGTTTATGATCTGCATAGCCGTGTCATGCCAGACTGGATTGACGAACAGCATGCGCTGAGTGAAGCAGAGGCTGTTATGCAAATGTTGAATCACAGTGCACGCAGTCTCGGGATTTTCCGCGGCATTTGGTTAGCGGATTACTATCGCCTCAAGCATGCACCGCTCAAGTTGTGGCTAGCCGATGCCGCAGCACGCGGCGAGATTGTCCGTGTTGAGGTGGAGCAGCTGGGCGAAATGTGGTTACACCACACATTATTGCCAATGCTGGAAAAGCCGCTTTCTGCTACACATACGGCTCTGCTATCACCCTTTGATCCTGTGGTTTGGGATCGGCGGCGCGCGCTGGAGCTGTTTAATTTTGATTACCGCATTGAGTGCTATACGCCAGCAGAGAAGCGCAAATATGGTTATTTTGTCCTGCCAGTTTTGCATCGCGGGGCACTAAAAGCGCGTATTGACGCCAAAATGGATCGTCAGGCACAGCAATTAGTGATTCGTACATTCTGGCTGGAACAGGGCACGCGCGTTAGTAATGCTTTTCTCAATGATGTACAAAAAGCCATTAATCGCTTTGCTCATTGGCAAGGCGCCAATGAAGTGATGATCGAAAATGCGCCTGCAGAACTTCTGGCGGCTTGGTCAAATCGCTGGTCGATCAGCGAATAA
- a CDS encoding Trm112 family protein, which produces MDHRLLEIVACPVCNGKLYFNKEQQELICKPDGLAYPVRDGIPVLLEVEARTLSVEEIHP; this is translated from the coding sequence ATGGATCACCGTTTACTCGAGATCGTTGCCTGCCCGGTTTGCAACGGAAAACTGTATTTCAACAAAGAGCAGCAAGAGCTGATCTGTAAACCCGACGGCCTGGCCTATCCAGTACGCGATGGTATTCCGGTGTTACTGGAAGTGGAAGCGCGTACGCTGTCTGTTGAAGAGATTCATCCATGA
- the kdsB gene encoding 3-deoxy-manno-octulosonate cytidylyltransferase has protein sequence MSFVAIIPARYASTRLPGKPLVDIQGKPMVLHVMERARESGADRVIVATDHPDVAAAVTAAGGEVCMTRVDHQSGTERLAEVIEKYQFADDTIIVNVQGDEPMIPAEIVRQVAGNLAQSEAGMATLAVPITDAEEAFNPNAVKVVMDAKGYALYFSRATIPWDRERYARSREQIGDTLLRHIGIYAYRAGFIRRYIAWEPCPLEHIELLEQLRVLWYGEKIHVAVAKTIPSVGVDTPEDLERVRLAMQG, from the coding sequence ATGAGTTTTGTGGCCATTATTCCCGCGCGTTACGCTTCAACGCGTCTGCCAGGCAAGCCGCTGGTGGATATTCAGGGCAAACCGATGGTGCTGCACGTGATGGAACGCGCGCGCGAATCGGGCGCCGATCGTGTGATTGTCGCCACCGATCATCCGGATGTCGCTGCGGCGGTGACGGCGGCGGGCGGAGAAGTATGCATGACGCGCGTCGATCATCAATCAGGCACTGAACGCCTGGCAGAAGTAATCGAGAAATACCAGTTTGCTGACGATACTATTATCGTCAACGTGCAGGGCGATGAGCCGATGATCCCGGCGGAAATTGTACGCCAGGTGGCGGGTAATCTGGCGCAGTCTGAAGCCGGAATGGCTACGCTGGCGGTGCCAATTACCGATGCTGAAGAGGCCTTTAACCCAAACGCGGTGAAAGTGGTGATGGACGCGAAAGGGTATGCACTGTACTTTTCACGCGCCACCATTCCCTGGGATCGCGAGCGTTATGCTCGTTCGCGTGAGCAGATCGGCGACACGCTACTGCGCCATATTGGTATTTATGCCTACCGCGCCGGTTTTATCCGTCGCTATATCGCGTGGGAGCCCTGCCCGCTGGAGCACATTGAGCTACTCGAACAGTTACGCGTGCTGTGGTACGGTGAAAAAATTCACGTCGCGGTGGCAAAAACTATCCCAAGTGTTGGAGTAGATACGCCGGAAGACCTTGAGCGCGTTCGTCTCGCTATGCAGGGTTAA
- a CDS encoding YcbJ family phosphotransferase — translation MEQLRSELALVLGESISRLETISEQAQTRLYALYDDAGKPMPLVAKYFRHQGRAALEAKKLTMLGHDGLIAVPAVFGLVLSQQKPAHEMLLMARFNGVSAEAPTRNAARWEQLCEQIVEGVLAWHRIDSQGLVGSVDSVQENNWPAWYRQRVDVLWSTLGYLSPPFFTMEDRQILFRSRQLLPRLFNGFNDACVLMHGNLRLASVLKDAHSDQLIAMMQPGNILWAPREYDLMRLADSGAEASLLQHYLQRAPVAEGFLWRRWLYQLWDCVDTLVSSGQFDRPRFDHARAQLLPWLG, via the coding sequence ATGGAACAGCTCCGTTCAGAACTTGCCTTGGTGCTGGGTGAAAGCATCAGCCGTCTCGAAACCATCAGCGAGCAGGCGCAAACGCGGCTGTACGCACTCTATGATGACGCCGGTAAACCGATGCCGCTGGTAGCGAAGTATTTTCGCCATCAGGGACGTGCTGCGCTGGAAGCCAAAAAACTCACCATGCTCGGTCACGATGGTTTGATCGCTGTGCCAGCGGTATTTGGCTTGGTGCTAAGTCAGCAGAAGCCCGCGCATGAGATGTTGCTGATGGCGCGTTTTAATGGCGTGTCGGCAGAAGCTCCAACGCGCAATGCTGCGCGCTGGGAACAACTGTGCGAACAGATTGTGGAAGGTGTGTTGGCATGGCATCGCATCGATAGTCAGGGCTTAGTCGGCAGCGTAGACAGCGTGCAGGAAAACAACTGGCCAGCGTGGTATCGCCAACGGGTTGATGTGTTGTGGTCGACGTTGGGTTATCTGTCGCCACCGTTTTTCACCATGGAAGATCGTCAAATATTGTTCCGCAGTCGCCAGCTGCTTCCACGTTTGTTCAACGGTTTTAACGATGCCTGCGTGTTGATGCACGGTAATTTACGTTTGGCCAGCGTGTTAAAAGATGCGCACAGCGACCAACTGATTGCGATGATGCAGCCGGGAAATATCCTTTGGGCGCCGCGGGAATACGATCTCATGCGGCTGGCAGATAGCGGGGCAGAAGCTTCGCTGCTGCAACACTATTTGCAGCGTGCGCCTGTGGCGGAGGGTTTTCTCTGGCGACGCTGGTTGTATCAGCTGTGGGATTGCGTCGACACGCTGGTCAGCAGCGGACAGTTTGATCGTCCGCGCTTTGATCATGCCCGCGCGCAATTACTCCCCTGGCTGGGTTGA
- the elyC gene encoding envelope biogenesis factor ElyC: MFFTVKKVVGGMLLPLPLLLLLMAAGLLLLWFSRWQKSGKIIISCSWLLLLLLSLQPIADRLLLPLENHYPTWNGNEPVDYIVVLGGGYTFNPNWAPSSNLINNSLPRVTEGVRQWKRYPQAKMIFTGAAAGKNPRSSASVAAEVAESLGVPHEAIIQLDQPRDTLGEARAVKQAIGEHPFLLVTSANHLPRAMHFFQRAGMNPLAAPANQLAVTSPLNGWERVIPSPVWLAHSERAVYESLGQIWQQMRGDELTSTQPGE, translated from the coding sequence ATGTTTTTCACTGTTAAAAAAGTCGTCGGCGGGATGTTGCTACCCTTGCCACTGCTGTTATTGCTCATGGCAGCGGGACTTTTGCTGCTCTGGTTCAGTCGCTGGCAAAAAAGTGGCAAAATTATCATCTCTTGTAGCTGGTTGTTACTGCTACTGCTAAGTTTGCAGCCGATCGCCGATCGCCTGTTATTACCGTTGGAAAACCACTATCCCACCTGGAACGGTAACGAGCCGGTCGATTATATCGTGGTGCTCGGCGGCGGCTACACCTTCAATCCGAATTGGGCGCCGAGTTCCAATCTTATTAACAACAGCTTGCCGCGCGTGACGGAAGGTGTTCGGCAATGGAAGCGCTATCCGCAGGCGAAAATGATCTTTACTGGCGCAGCAGCGGGCAAAAATCCACGCAGCAGTGCTAGCGTGGCTGCCGAGGTAGCAGAGAGCCTTGGCGTTCCTCATGAAGCGATTATTCAGCTGGATCAACCACGAGATACGCTTGGCGAAGCGCGGGCGGTAAAACAGGCGATTGGTGAACATCCGTTTTTGCTGGTGACATCTGCTAACCATTTGCCGCGTGCGATGCACTTTTTCCAGCGCGCAGGCATGAATCCGCTGGCAGCACCGGCAAATCAGCTGGCAGTAACATCGCCGTTAAACGGGTGGGAACGCGTTATTCCATCGCCAGTTTGGCTCGCCCACAGTGAACGTGCCGTTTATGAATCGCTGGGACAGATCTGGCAGCAGATGCGCGGTGACGAACTCACCTCAACCCAGCCAGGGGAGTAA
- the cmoM gene encoding tRNA uridine 5-oxyacetic acid(34) methyltransferase CmoM, with the protein MQDRNFDDLADKFSQNIYGTRKGQVRQAIVWDELEALLPTLPAGPLAVLDAGGGVGQISSGLAARGHQVLLCDLSAEMLKLAEAHAHNAGVSHNMQFKQISAQQVGEHLDTQVDLVLFHAVLEWVAQPEEVLQALWHTLKPGGVLSLMFYNAHGLTFRTLTLGNFGYMRANMSKRKKRTLSPDFPRDPDDVTRWLTNCGFEIERRAGIRVFCDYMKPQPGAGKSVEEIIEMERRFCRQEPFLSLGRYIHVTARKPSQKDQL; encoded by the coding sequence ATGCAGGATCGTAACTTTGACGATCTGGCGGACAAATTCTCACAGAACATTTATGGCACGCGCAAAGGCCAGGTGCGCCAGGCGATCGTCTGGGATGAACTGGAAGCACTGTTACCCACGCTGCCCGCTGGACCGCTCGCGGTGCTGGATGCCGGTGGCGGTGTGGGACAAATCTCAAGCGGCCTGGCTGCACGTGGTCATCAGGTGCTGCTGTGCGATCTCTCTGCCGAGATGCTGAAGCTGGCCGAAGCACATGCGCACAACGCGGGTGTGAGCCACAACATGCAATTCAAACAAATTAGCGCCCAGCAGGTGGGCGAACATTTGGATACGCAGGTTGATCTGGTATTGTTTCACGCGGTGTTGGAATGGGTCGCACAGCCGGAAGAGGTGCTGCAAGCGTTGTGGCACACGTTGAAGCCTGGCGGCGTGCTGTCGCTGATGTTCTACAACGCGCATGGCTTAACTTTCCGCACCCTAACGCTCGGTAATTTCGGCTATATGCGCGCCAATATGAGCAAACGCAAAAAGCGCACGCTGTCGCCGGATTTCCCTCGCGATCCCGATGATGTGACGCGTTGGCTGACAAACTGCGGATTTGAAATTGAACGGCGTGCGGGCATTCGCGTCTTCTGTGATTACATGAAGCCGCAACCCGGCGCAGGGAAGAGCGTTGAGGAAATCATTGAGATGGAACGGCGTTTCTGTCGCCAGGAGCCCTTTTTGAGTTTAGGGCGCTATATCCACGTGACCGCGCGCAAACCCAGTCAGAAGGATCAACTATGA